Genomic segment of Arachis hypogaea cultivar Tifrunner chromosome 11, arahy.Tifrunner.gnm2.J5K5, whole genome shotgun sequence:
GCTGAAGTCTTCGCGGTGGTGGGTGCCGCAGGCAGGTGTGGATGGGTGCGCAGGTCAGCAGGTGTGGAGATTTGGAGAAGAGAGAGCGATGGGGATTTGGGGGTTAGGGTTAGATGCTCACACACTCGTGCACAGTTACGTTTGGGGGGTGGGGTCTGGTGGGGGGTGGGGTTAGTAATGTTTAGAGTTTTTTCCttaccggttcggttcggttcggttagggttttcaaagtcaaaaccgaaaaccgaaccgaaccgtacaaaaaacagcaaaacaaatttttttcggttttttcggttttttattATTTCGGTTCGGTCCATCAGTTTAGTTCGGTCCGGATCGGTTTTCAACACCCCTACTACAATCTACATAGTCAACTTAtggtcaaaaaataaaaattgcaaAGTCAAAATTCTTCAACTTGaccccaaaaaatttttaaaaaataataaaaaaaaactacagTTACTCTCAAATTATGCCCCCACCACCACTAAGCCCCAAATTATAGTAACATAGTTCGTTATCACCAGAATAAGCTTATGCACCAAAGCTAACCGATCAAAcacaaaaataacttcaaaaatgagaagaaaaaaaagaacaaaatttgAGTCAACTATATacttaaaaatcataaaaacagaGAAATTTTGTCTTTTTACTATTccttaaaaaaaggaaaaaggtgAAGGTACATGAgaagtaagaaaaattaaaaaaaaaattaataaaagaagaaagaaagtaccttttgttgaaaaagaagaataaagagaGAATATTGTTGTTATGCTAGAAGGTTTTCTTGGATTAGGAATATTATTAAGAGTGGTGCTTGTTGTTTGAATGAAGAAGAAAGAGTTCGTGTTGATCACGGAAGATTAAAGGGAAGAGAAGTGACGTGAAGTGAAGAGAAAGAGTTTCCGTAGAAGCAGAGAAATTTCGTCCTTATACTCTTTTACTTCCTCCTCTATCGCTGGAAAAGTAGAGAGCGAAGGAAATTAGCAGTGAGAGAAAATTTTTCCAGAAAATCAGTGAGAAAAAGGaatgaaacagaaaagaaaaagagaagaaagaaaatttagCAGTGAACAGTGAGCATTGGaagcatcttttttttttctaaaagaatcaacataatttctattttattcttttaatcaaAGATGTGAATAAATATACTCATTATTAACAAATTATAAAAGACCATTCagaataaatttataatacaagaaagcaaaaaaaaatagtaCGTACTTGTTCAGAATTTCAGTTGGTTCTTGACAGATCTTCATGTTAGGAATAGAACTTGCCTCAACAGAAGTAGCTCGATTATTTCTTCGCGTTTTTACCATTGTAATTAGCTTGTAGTGTTATGTGTTtgagaataaaaatacataacaatgataaaagagaattgttattATATATCAATTTACGCTAAATCtatattaaatgcaaattcattcTAATTATTGACAATCTAATTAGTTTATAATCAACATAAATCAcatcaattatattatttataagtaAATCATATATTTcgtcaaaattaatattatatctaaatcaatattacaaatttaaatgCTAGTATTACGTAGAGTTATAAGTTAAAATAAGCTAAAtgaataatatctattttaaatcatgttttaataaacaaaataaattttcagtaacttaaaaatattacatatttattatcacgttgaataataaatttaaataataatatctattatgaataattttgacataaaaataataaatttacaataatatataattttgaaaatattatatatttattattaaatattacgtATTTATTATCACATAGAATAATAAAGTTAAAATTAGCATATTTTGGTAATGTtgtgatcttttaaaaaaaattaaatatttattaataaatattatgtatTAATACATAAAGCTTTTCACATTATATTATCATGTACATTATAATATcaacttaaaataataaatttaaataataatatctattttaaataatttgtaaataaaaataatatccactttaaatagtaaatttttttaaattacaatcatagatacacattctttataattatatatatatatatatatatatatatatatatatatatatatatatatataaaacaataaaatctttttgaaagatatttttcaataataaagaataaacaaacaaaattttattctatatataaaaaCACTCCTCAGCATATCATTAGCAAATTATATTCACATTATAATTCTAATTGTGTTACATATATGCTTGAGTGTTTGATATGGGTAAGTGAGAATCATTCGGATCACCTCAACATAGCAAAAACAAGAAAGACACAAGAGATGTTAGCATTAATGCTATTGATAACCAACTCTTACATTATTCGTACTTGAACCATATACCTCACATACCCCAATTTTTGTATTCTATGTACCCCGGTTTTTATACTGCTGCAGTATATTCTAACCAATATCCGACAACCATGCATCCATCACTATACAACATATTTTCACCATCATTTATCGTAGGTCCAACTGTCACAAATTTTCAGCCTCCTACTCTCTTATATCCTTTACAATCTACTAATCCAAGAGATACAGATGAAATTCTTAAACTGCTAAAGTCTACACAACATCATCAGTCTGACTCTAGTACAAATAAAAAGGCATCAAAATAAACAAGTGTACGTGATAAGAAGATATATACGACCAAAAGAAGAATTGTCTGGAATTCACATTTGTCTAAAAATAAGGTTGGTGTGAAGTCTGCCTCCATTAAAGAcaacttttcaaaaaataaaaaaactccaCCAGGGACCTCACACAAATCTCTAACTGAGGAGCAAAAGACACTCTTAAAAAAGAGTACACCAAGTAGGTCGAACCGAACCATGACCCGGTCGGTTTTCTAAATTTTACCCAAAACGCTGCGTTTTGTGTTTGCATGCTGAAAGGAATCCTACCCAATTAGTCACCCACCCATTCACCCTACCCAAATATGCCAAGTGCTATGGATTTGTGTCCCGAAAAGACTTGAAGACGGTGGATGCTAATGGCAACATTAATACAAGACAGTTGGTTTGCCATAAAGCAAGAGAAAGACATTGGAAGCACCTTAAAAGGGACAATCGACAAAGGAAGTATAGGACAATTACTCGTGTCAACTGCAAGGCGAGGATTCGGTTCATTCGTCACTATAGAACGGGTAAGTGGAAAGTCAGTGTCTTTGAGAGTGAACACAATCATTCACTGTGTCCACCTAAGTACAGAAATCTTATTGCCGCGAATCGTGGGCTTGATGAGGCCGATAAAACACAAGCAGACAGCTTGCGAGCATGTGGTGTTAAAACTTGCCACATAATGAGTTACATAGTTTTCCAAAAAGGTGGATATGATAAAGTGGGTTTTACCAGCAAAGACTTACATAACCACATTAGTAAGACTAGGCGTGGCAAAGTAAAAGATGGTGATGCCTTTGCTGTGTTGGCCTATCTGTTTTCTAAGGCAGATAGTGACCCGTTATTTCTAGGAAAGTTTACCTTAAAGGATGGTAGGTTGGATAATTTGGTGTGGGCTGATGGAGAAAGCGTTATTGATTACGAATGTTTTGGCGATGTACTGGCTTTTGACACCACTTACAAGAAAAATGTATACAACAAGCCCTTAGTCATATTTTCAGGGACCAACCACCATGGCCAGACAACTATATTTGGATGTGCTCTGCTCTCAAATGAAAGGTCCGAAACTTTAAAAGTGCGCACTGAAGGAATTTTCGGAAATCATGTCAGGAAAACTACCCGGAGGTGTTGTGACAGACGGAGACCGTGCTATGAGAGAGGCTATCTTAGAAGTATTTCCTGGTATACCACACCGCCTTTGTGCATGGCATCTCCATCGTAATGcgatacaaaatataaaaaacaagCATTTTTGGGACAATTTTAGTGTATTATTGTATGGACAGTTTACCGTACAAATATTTGAATAGAGATGGAACAAGATCATATCCAAATACGGACTTGCCAAGAATGAATGGGTCCAGGGCATTTATAATGGCAGAATAAAGTGGGTTACCGCATATTTGAGGGAGCACTTCTTTGGCCGCATAAGAACTACATCACAGTGTGAGGGAATTCATTCATTATTGAAGAACTATGTTGACAGTAAAACCAGTCTCCTTGAATTCATGCATAAATTTAGTGAAGTACTAAGGCATTACCGAAACAACCATCTTACTGCTGACTTTGAAACCTTTTATAAGTTTCCTATTTTGACTACGTGCTTGAAAAGTTTTGAGAAACAAGCTGCTGAACTTTATActagaaatatttttaaacttgTGAAAGATGAGATAGAAGCAGCAGGTGCCTTAAATGTGACTGAATGCCCAAACAGTGGAGACATTGTTGAGTACAACACGAGTGAGTATTTTAATCAGCAATGAAAATTTAAAGTATCTTACAATAAAGACAAGGACCTGTTTGCATGTGAGTGCAGGCTATTTGAGATTCGTAGATTACCGTGCTCCCACATCTTTGGGGTCTTGAAGCATCGCAATGCAAAATGCGTCCCTACATCTCTTATCCTGAAAAGATGGACAAGAGATGCAAAGAGTGATTTTATATGCTCAATTGGCGAGCAAGACACCGCTGATGATATAGTGCCCACACTTAGATGCGGTGCAATGGCATCTATTTGTTGGAAGCTTTGtgatattttttccaaaaattcagCCGACTATAGGGAAATCTCAGGTGAGTTACTTAAGCTAATTTTGAAGGTGCAAAATAAAGGTGATGCACAAGCAAGGCTTTCCCCCACGTCAGCACTAATAGGTGATCCAGCTGTTGTGAAGTCAAAAGGGGCTCCAAGTAAGGTTCCAAAAGGCCAAAAGAGGCGAAGATGTTCGCATTGTAAGTCAAGCAGGCATTTCGTTAGGACATGTCCATTACTCGCCAAGGAGGACTCCCCCGCCGAATACTCAAATGCTAAAGATGAACCAGTGGTATTAATATAATGCCTTGCTTAATTAGTTACTTTATGCTTACCTATTATTTTAGTGTCTTTCGCAGAACTATTAAATAATGCTATATTTTGagcaattttttaaattttttttagcagGTTGAAAAATGTGATGCCAATAAACAGACTCCCTCTTAGAATACAAAATCAGTAGAAAATACATCCGTgcataataacaataatttttaaagtAAGCACTTGTCCATGTTATACCATCTATCAAATTTATTGTCATTTCAATTCAAATTTGTAACATATTATTCTCGTAGTGCTtatattatttcttattattctATTACAAAAAATTCAAGGGTTGTAGAAGCAAGAAGTCTGTATCTAAATTGACAGAGACACCGAAGATTAGAGCAAATGACAAAAAAAGTTGACAGAAGTTAACATTTCGCAtatctaataatttatattagataattcaagaaggaaaattaaagtcttaatttgaatttaaattatattaatccaATACCATAAGTGCAACTGAGAGTTCAAgggtgagtgatgagcggataatttatacgctttttggcattgtttttagtatgtttttagtaggatctagttacttttagggatgttttcattagtttttatgttaaattcacatttctggactttactatgagtttgtgtgtttttctgtgatttcaggtattttctggctgaaattgagggacttgagcaaaaatcagattcagaggttgaagaaggactgctgatgctgt
This window contains:
- the LOC140176277 gene encoding protein FAR1-RELATED SEQUENCE 5-like codes for the protein MATLIQDSWFAIKQEKDIGSTLKGTIDKGSIGQLLVSTARRGFGSFVTIERYRNLIAANRGLDEADKTQADSLRACGVKTCHIMSYIVFQKGGYDKVGFTSKDLHNHISKTRRGKVKDGDAFAVLAYLFSKADSDPLFLGKFTLKDGRLDNLVWADGESVIDYECFGDVLAFDTTYKKNVYNKPLVIFSGTNHHGQTTIFGCALLSNERSETLKVRTEGIFGNHRWNKIISKYGLAKNEWVQGIYNGRIKWVTAYLREHFFGRIRTTSQCEGIHSLLKNYVDSKTSLLEFMHKFSEVLRHYRNNHLTADFETFYKFPILTTCLKSFEKQAAELYTRNIFKLVKDEIEAAGALNVTECPNSGDIVELFEIRRLPCSHIFGVLKHRNAKCVPTSLILKRWTRDAKSDFICSIGEQDTADDIVPTLRCGAMASICWKLCDIFSKNSADYREISGELLKLILKVQNKGDAQARLSPTSALIGDPAVVKSKGAPSKVPKGQKRRRCSHCKSSRHFVRTCPLLAKEDSPAEYSNAKDEPVVLI